One genomic region from Bacillus aquiflavi encodes:
- the frr gene encoding ribosome recycling factor, with protein MPKQVISTAKDKMTKAIQAYTRELASIRAGRANAALLDKIFVDYYGAPTPINQLSSISTPEARMLVVQPYDKTVIGEIEKAILKSDLGLNPTSDGNLIRIVIPALTEERRKELVKVVKKEAEDAKIAIRNIRRDGNEELKKLEKNGDITEDDLRGYTDDIQKLTDEYIGKIDQVTKEKENEIMEV; from the coding sequence ATGCCGAAACAAGTCATATCAACCGCAAAAGATAAAATGACAAAAGCAATCCAAGCTTATACACGCGAATTGGCTAGTATTCGTGCTGGAAGAGCAAATGCGGCTTTATTAGATAAAATTTTTGTTGATTATTATGGTGCACCAACACCGATTAATCAATTATCTTCTATTTCAACTCCAGAAGCGCGGATGTTAGTTGTTCAGCCTTACGACAAAACAGTCATTGGTGAAATAGAAAAAGCAATTTTAAAATCAGATTTAGGTTTAAATCCGACAAGCGACGGAAATCTTATTCGAATTGTTATTCCGGCATTAACAGAAGAACGACGTAAAGAACTCGTAAAGGTTGTTAAAAAAGAAGCGGAAGACGCGAAGATTGCGATCCGCAACATTCGTCGTGATGGAAATGAAGAATTGAAAAAGCTTGAAAAAAATGGTGATATAACTGAGGATGACCTGCGTGGATACACAGACGACATCCAAAAGCTAACTGATGAGTATATTGGGAAAATTGACCAAGTTACAAAAGAAAAAGAAAATGAGATCATGGAAGTTTAA
- the pyrH gene encoding UMP kinase — MSSPKYKRVVLKLSGEALAGEQGFGINPSVIKSIAEQVKEIAVLDVEVAVVVGGGNIWRGKVGSEMGMDRATADYMGMLATVMNSLALQDSLEQLGIETRVQTSIEMRQVAEPYIRRRAIRHLEKKRVVIFAAGTGNPYFSTDTTAALRAAEIEADVILMAKNNVDGVYSADPLKDKNAKKYEELSYLDVLKDGLAVMDSTASSLCMDNNIPLIVFSIMEQGNIKRAVMGETIGTIVRGKK; from the coding sequence ATGAGCAGCCCAAAATATAAACGTGTCGTTTTAAAGTTAAGTGGAGAAGCATTGGCGGGAGAACAAGGCTTCGGAATTAATCCATCAGTCATAAAATCAATTGCTGAACAAGTAAAGGAAATTGCCGTATTAGATGTTGAAGTAGCCGTTGTTGTAGGTGGCGGAAATATTTGGCGCGGAAAAGTTGGTAGTGAAATGGGGATGGACAGAGCAACAGCAGATTATATGGGGATGCTTGCTACCGTAATGAACTCATTAGCATTGCAAGATAGCCTAGAACAGTTAGGAATCGAAACTAGGGTTCAAACATCCATTGAAATGCGACAAGTTGCTGAACCGTATATTCGACGTCGTGCAATCCGTCATTTAGAAAAAAAACGTGTTGTTATTTTTGCAGCAGGGACAGGTAATCCGTATTTTTCAACTGATACGACAGCTGCATTACGTGCTGCAGAAATAGAGGCAGATGTTATTTTAATGGCGAAAAACAATGTAGACGGTGTATATTCTGCTGATCCTCTTAAAGACAAAAATGCTAAAAAATACGAAGAGCTATCCTACTTAGATGTTTTAAAAGATGGATTAGCTGTAATGGATTCAACAGCATCCTCGTTATGTATGGATAACAACATTCCTTTAATCGTTTTTTCAATTATGGAACAAGGAAATATTAAACGCGCCGTAATGGGTGAAACAATCGGAACAATTGTAAGGGGGAAAAAATAA
- the rseP gene encoding RIP metalloprotease RseP, with translation METVIAFIIIIGALVFFHELGHLIFAKRAGILCREFAIGFGPKIFSFKKNETLYTVRLLPIGGFVRMAGEDPEMVEIKPGYRVGLIFKSDETVHKIILNNKVKYPEARIMEVEDADIEHDLTIKGYVDGDDETLKTFKISRDASLIENGIETQIAPYDRQFASKTLGQRTMAIFAGPMMNFILALVVFILLAFMQGVPINEPILGKITEDGAAKKAGLKEGDIVRSIDGSDITSWEDITEMIRKNPGNELEFYVERNGKELEIPVTPTEQVIDEGKKYGLIGVFNPVEKSPLKAISYGFQETYYWTKEIIFLLGKLVTGQFSIDMLSGPVGIYVSTDTVAKSGVFYLMKWAAILSINLGIMNLLPIPALDGGRLLFFAVEAVRGKPIDRHKEGMVHFIGLALLMLLMLIVTWNDIQRFFL, from the coding sequence GTGGAAACAGTAATAGCCTTTATTATTATTATCGGCGCTCTCGTTTTTTTTCACGAGCTCGGGCACCTTATTTTTGCAAAAAGGGCAGGGATTCTTTGCCGGGAGTTTGCAATTGGTTTTGGACCGAAAATTTTTTCCTTTAAAAAAAATGAAACATTATATACGGTTCGCCTTCTGCCTATCGGTGGTTTTGTTCGCATGGCGGGGGAAGACCCAGAAATGGTCGAAATCAAACCTGGATATCGTGTCGGATTAATATTTAAAAGCGATGAAACGGTTCATAAAATTATTTTAAATAATAAAGTAAAGTACCCGGAAGCACGAATTATGGAAGTAGAGGATGCAGATATTGAACATGACTTAACGATTAAGGGTTATGTAGACGGCGATGATGAAACGCTAAAGACGTTTAAGATTAGCCGGGATGCATCTTTAATTGAAAATGGTATCGAAACACAAATCGCGCCGTATGATCGTCAGTTTGCTTCAAAAACGCTTGGCCAAAGAACAATGGCTATTTTCGCAGGTCCGATGATGAACTTCATTTTAGCGTTAGTCGTTTTTATTCTGCTTGCATTTATGCAAGGTGTACCTATAAATGAACCAATTCTAGGAAAAATTACTGAGGATGGTGCAGCTAAAAAAGCAGGCTTAAAGGAAGGGGACATTGTCCGAAGTATTGATGGTTCAGACATAACAAGCTGGGAAGATATTACTGAAATGATTCGCAAAAATCCGGGGAATGAGCTTGAATTTTATGTAGAGCGTAACGGGAAAGAGCTAGAAATCCCGGTCACTCCTACTGAACAAGTAATTGATGAAGGAAAAAAATACGGTTTGATCGGTGTTTTTAATCCGGTTGAAAAATCACCATTAAAAGCAATTAGTTATGGATTTCAAGAAACATACTATTGGACGAAAGAAATTATCTTTCTTCTAGGAAAACTCGTTACAGGTCAATTTTCGATTGATATGCTTTCAGGTCCAGTTGGGATTTATGTTTCAACAGACACAGTAGCGAAATCTGGGGTTTTTTACTTAATGAAATGGGCAGCGATTTTAAGCATCAACCTTGGAATTATGAATCTTCTGCCGATACCAGCCCTTGACGGTGGCCGACTTCTATTTTTCGCTGTAGAGGCGGTAAGAGGGAAACCGATTGACCGACATAAAGAAGGAATGGTTCATTTTATCGGATTAGCTCTGTTAATGTTGTTAATGTTAATCGTTACTTGGAATGATATTCAACGTTTCTTTTTGTAA
- a CDS encoding isoprenyl transferase, whose protein sequence is MLNKIKRWKNRSHSSDLQEKILEIKQQPLPSHIAIIMDGNGRWAKKRALPRIAGHHEGMKVVRKVTKLASNLNIKTLTLYAFSTENWKRPKMEVDYLLKLPEEFLGTFLPELVEENVQVKMIGYKENLPKHTLSAVEKAINDTKNNTGLILNFALNYGSRAEILEAIKHVLNDYKSGIMNETEISEEMFSKYLMTAGLTDPDLLIRTSGEIRLSNFMLWQLAYTEFWFTDVLWPDFSETHFLEAIAAFQNRQRRFGGV, encoded by the coding sequence ATGTTGAATAAAATTAAGCGATGGAAGAATCGAAGTCATTCTTCTGATCTCCAAGAAAAAATTTTAGAAATAAAGCAGCAACCACTTCCTTCACATATAGCGATTATTATGGACGGAAACGGAAGATGGGCAAAGAAGAGAGCTTTGCCGAGAATTGCTGGACATCATGAAGGAATGAAGGTTGTCCGAAAAGTGACCAAGTTAGCAAGCAATCTCAACATTAAAACATTAACATTATACGCTTTCTCAACAGAAAATTGGAAACGTCCTAAAATGGAAGTAGACTATTTATTGAAGCTTCCTGAAGAATTTTTAGGAACTTTTCTTCCTGAGCTTGTTGAAGAAAATGTACAAGTTAAAATGATCGGCTATAAAGAGAATTTGCCGAAGCATACTTTATCGGCTGTAGAAAAGGCGATAAATGATACGAAGAATAATACAGGATTAATTTTAAACTTTGCTTTGAATTATGGAAGTAGAGCAGAAATTTTAGAAGCAATAAAACATGTCTTAAATGATTACAAAAGTGGTATAATGAACGAAACTGAAATAAGTGAAGAAATGTTTTCCAAATATTTAATGACAGCGGGATTAACTGATCCGGATCTTTTAATTCGAACAAGCGGTGAAATTCGTTTAAGCAATTTTATGTTATGGCAGCTCGCCTATACAGAATTTTGGTTTACAGATGTATTATGGCCGGATTTCAGCGAGACACATTTCCTTGAAGCAATTGCAGCATTTCAAAACAGACAAAGACGTTTTGGGGGAGTTTAA
- a CDS encoding phosphatidate cytidylyltransferase, with protein MKQRIVTAIVALALLLPIIIYGGIPFVAATYLVASIGLYELLKMRKLSIFSVPGFISLALLWIFLLPKQYQHFLDEINYTKIELALLAVLLFLTYTVVTKNRFTFDDVAFSTLAILYIGIGFYYLIETREAGLAYIFYSLIVIFSTDSGAYFIGRSLGKNKLWPEISPKKTIEGSIGGIVCAIIAALLFLVFTDINVSIPKLLILTVLLSVFGQIGDLVESALKRHYNVKDSGNILPGHGGVLDRFDSLLFVLPLLHFLHL; from the coding sequence ATGAAGCAAAGAATTGTGACAGCGATTGTCGCACTAGCATTACTATTACCGATCATCATCTATGGTGGAATACCGTTCGTTGCAGCAACATATTTAGTAGCATCCATTGGTCTTTATGAACTTTTAAAGATGAGAAAGCTGAGCATATTCTCAGTACCGGGCTTTATCTCTTTAGCCCTTCTTTGGATCTTTTTGCTGCCGAAACAATATCAGCATTTTCTTGATGAGATAAACTATACAAAAATAGAACTAGCACTATTAGCTGTCCTGCTGTTTTTAACATATACAGTCGTAACGAAAAATCGCTTTACATTCGATGATGTTGCATTTTCAACATTAGCAATTTTGTATATCGGCATAGGTTTTTATTATTTAATTGAAACGAGAGAAGCTGGATTAGCTTATATCTTCTATTCATTAATCGTTATTTTTTCAACAGATTCAGGGGCATATTTTATTGGCCGTTCTTTAGGAAAAAATAAGCTGTGGCCAGAAATAAGTCCAAAAAAAACAATAGAAGGTTCTATTGGTGGAATTGTGTGCGCAATTATCGCAGCCTTGCTATTTTTAGTCTTTACAGATATAAATGTTTCAATTCCAAAATTACTGATTCTTACTGTATTGTTATCTGTTTTTGGACAAATAGGTGATTTAGTTGAATCCGCTTTAAAAAGGCATTACAATGTTAAAGATTCTGGTAATATTTTACCTGGACATGGTGGGGTATTAGATCGGTTTGATAGCTTATTGTTTGTTCTGCCGTTATTACACTTTTTGCATCTGTAG